The following coding sequences lie in one Candidatus Bathyarchaeia archaeon genomic window:
- a CDS encoding glycosyltransferase family 2 protein — MITILTPAFNRAHLLPRLAESLLSQTLQDFEWLIVDDGSSDNTEEVINKYRDVANFEVRYKKKRNEGKHSALNVGFNESKGDWIFIVDSDDWLRSDCIGKIREVSNNLDSSFGAVSFLRVFEGGAVIGDTFPPGLKTYIDRIERRVSGDKADVLRKSAIIDFKFPVYSGEKFMAESPMFIYVGQRYKTKFINYLGYVCEYQSGGLSDNSILNRHKCVESSLYVYSEQYKNLKSKELKRRAAINWWRFRIGKRVREAAGNIPLYYLPIGIMFLFNDFFRFGVNIFGRVNKNI; from the coding sequence ATGATTACGATATTAACTCCTGCCTTTAATCGAGCGCACTTGCTTCCGCGTTTAGCAGAGTCCTTGCTAAGCCAGACCCTCCAAGATTTCGAATGGCTTATAGTTGATGATGGCTCTAGTGATAATACAGAAGAAGTTATTAATAAATACAGGGATGTTGCTAACTTTGAGGTGCGGTATAAAAAAAAGAGAAACGAAGGGAAGCACTCGGCTTTGAATGTTGGTTTTAACGAATCCAAGGGGGATTGGATCTTTATTGTTGATAGTGATGATTGGCTAAGAAGTGACTGCATTGGAAAAATTAGGGAAGTTTCCAATAACTTGGACTCGAGTTTCGGGGCTGTTTCTTTTTTAAGAGTATTTGAGGGAGGGGCAGTTATAGGAGATACTTTTCCGCCTGGGCTGAAAACATATATAGATAGAATTGAAAGAAGGGTAAGTGGTGACAAGGCCGATGTATTAAGGAAGTCGGCAATCATTGATTTTAAATTCCCAGTTTATTCGGGCGAGAAGTTTATGGCCGAATCCCCCATGTTCATTTACGTAGGGCAACGATATAAAACTAAATTCATTAATTACTTAGGCTATGTTTGTGAGTACCAATCAGGTGGCTTGTCTGATAATTCAATACTGAATAGGCATAAATGTGTTGAGTCAAGCCTTTATGTATATAGTGAGCAGTATAAAAATTTAAAGTCTAAAGAATTGAAAAGGAGAGCTGCAATAAATTGGTGGCGATTTAGAATTGGAAAGAGAGTGCGAGAGGCGGCTGGAAATATCCCCCTTTACTATCTGCCAATTGGCATTATGTTTTTGTTTAACGACTTCTTTCGGTTTGGCGTAAATATATTCGGCCGTGTCAATAAAAATATATAA